In Saccopteryx bilineata isolate mSacBil1 chromosome X, mSacBil1_pri_phased_curated, whole genome shotgun sequence, the genomic window AAATAGTggccatattgttgcaaaagataCTGGGAAAAAGCAGCTGTTTTGGAGAGGAGAAAGATCTGTTTGTTCTAGGGAATCTCTGAGTCCAGTATTTTTGTAGCCAATTCTGTTAGTTACATTCACTGTGAGTGGGCGCAGGTTTCAGAACAAAAGGTTGTTACACTATTTCAAAGGTTACTGAAGAAAACAAGGTTGGAGAGCAGGAAGACCTAAATGTTCTAGGGAATAGATTAAGATAAATGCCGAAATGATTACACTCccaatgaataaagagaaaaaaagcacctAAGTCAGAGAATGcttgagaataaaaataagctaGAAATATTGTATTAACATCTTGCATCCAAAGGCTGAAGCTAAATCAAACTGCTCCAACAGGTTAGTTTCCACGCAGCAAGCCACTCACGCCCCTAAAACTGAGGGGTTGGTGGTTGTGATATAACCTCTGGAttaattaaatttacttcttAGGACCAAAGAAGTACACTTCAAAAAATAAgtttagatatttaaaattaagaaaattaatttaacagttttacttatttgcccattgttttgctattttaaaaaatagaactgttACTGCATCTGAGAGAACCACAACCAGTCCCTCACCCttattttgtcttaaaaaaatctcataaaacTTTCTGTCCTTCTGATGCTAATCTTTAGGAAAATCAAAGGGATGATGTGGAAATTGTTCTAGGAGACACTGTCAATCATTTTCCCCTTTAGAGTCCTGCTGGGGTCTTCTTGACACCCATtgtccttttaatatttttgaagtttctgaagaagaagaggaaaataaataagcatGAGTGTGAAGTACTGTTCATACAAAAAATGTCACACCACTGGTATCTATATGCACTTTTGAGAAAGATATAGTTTGCACTATTACAACAAATAGAGCTTAATGACAGAGTTCCCATGAAAATCGTTCATACAGAAGTTGTTCCAGCCTGCAGTTTAATGCTTTTCTTAAGAACAGAGGAGGGCTGCAGATCTCTCTCAGGTGACAGGAGACTTGGGATGTctactttctttttaagaatgAGGCAAATAGAAGGGCCTTCCCAGGACTCTGAGCTTTGGTGAGGCCTGTCAGATGGCAGATTTTTCTTCAACAGAGGGGGCAGGTGAGGAACTAGTTTTTACACTGGGGTATCCTTAAATGCAAGAATGAAGAGGTTTCTACTTTGCAGCACTACCACCTCTGCTTTCTAGTTAATTTAGTTCAGGTTTGGGATTGAAAGTAAGTTCCTGGCTGCTAGCCAGTTTGGGTGGAGGGGTAGATAATATACCTGTTAATGCCCCTGTTTTCCACCCTAATCCTCAAGATTAGTGTCCCAGTAGCCTCCAAGTCCAGACTCTATCGGGGCACTGCCAGGTAGCATCCCTCCTCAGCTTCACACCCTCCTCTGGGCCACATTGAAGGTTGTTTCACTCACTTCCACtttctttacttgcattttttGCATTCTACAATCTTGTTGAGCTCTTTCATTCCCCGTTGCTTTTTCTATTATCCTCTTCCTTGTGGGcttatatcattttaaaagacTTCACTGTTGCTTTAATGGAGTCTTAAGGGGAAGGAACGTCAAGTATGAGACCTATCACAGTGTATTGGTTAAGAGTACAACCTTTGAAACAAAATGTCTTGTGTTCAAATTACTGCTCTACTACTTACCAGTTAGGTGATATGGGCAAGCTATTTGAACTTTCTGTGTCTCACTTTTCCCATATTTCAAAATGGGGTgctaataaataatatatgtttCAATGAGTCATAATGAAGATTTAATGACTTGATATTGGTAAGGGTTTAGAGGATGACATGGTCCTTGACATGTCATAATTGTGTATGAAGCAAGCATCTTGTAGGATATTTCATCTTGCACTAGAAACTCagaactgagatttgaacccaaacAGGTCTGCCACATTTTACTTCTCTAGCTCACACTAGCTCTTGAAGGTATAAGATACCTCTCGCCCCAGAGCTCTGGAAAGAGACATCCACTCCAGAGAGATATTAGCAAATGGATAGAAATGAAAGACACAGAGATGGCTGGGCTCAcccagagaaggagaaagaggctaTGGTTTCCTAGTAGCTAGGCTTCTATTCTGAGTTCTGACACTTACCATTTGTCTTCGGGAAGTGCAATCATCTCTCCAAAAATTAATTTCCTTGACTCTAAAATCAAGGTTTTCCATTCTCCTTCAGTGGTTGCTGAGACTCAACTGATATCTGCATGTGACAGTGCTGGCAGAAGACAGGAACCCTTATTACTGAATCTGAGATGGCCAAGATCTACTGAGGATCATGGTGTGGGTGGAATGGTGGCAAGCAGACAGGCTCCCCTGATATTAGAAAGTTCTAGCCCCTTATTCTGGAAGATCAGACACCATAAGATacctggcagggggtgggggagtggaggtAGCACTTACTGGTCATGGAGAGTGTGGGGCAGCCACATATATTAGCTGGGACTGAGAAGATTACTTTGACTGATCATTCCTTTACTTAGGGTACTCACCTGCCAATATTCAGAATGCCAAGAGAACAAGGTCATGGAGATGTTCTTTCCCAGGATTATCCCGGAAGCTTCCAAAGCATGAGATTCCATTATGACCGGTAAGATGGATCCCAGAAATCTTGAAAGAGTAAAGGAGGAACTTTTTGGGCAAGGACTAGGGTGGACCAGAAGGTCTGAAAAGCAGACTGGCCAGGAAAGCCTTGTGAGCAGCTGAACATAATGGTTGGGGACCTGTTGCCTCCCCACTACACCCCCTAAACCTCCTGGCTCTTCAACCATTTGAGTTTCTGAGTGCTCTGCAGGTGGGTTGAGCTGGCTTCCAGCTCTCAGGCCCCAGGACTTGTTTACCAAGGAAGGAAAAGACTGGAAACTGACAGAGTCACTGTCTGGAGAAGACCCTGACTTTATCTATTTGCCTTCATGGCCTTCCTGTGCTTTCTGTCAGTAGCTCTGACttgttgtcttttattattttctagcaACCCAGCGACAGATATAATTTCAGATATTGGCCTGGAAGAGCCAAGCCGACTTGAGATGAAAGCCATAAGAAGAGAGGTGAGTGTCTATTGTGCTCGGGATTCACTTAGAAGGTGGAGGCAGAATCATGGTATTTTAGAGGAAGATGGGCCTCACCAGTGATAAATTTATCCTCCTTTCTTGAGGTTGCATAGCCATTCCTGTAATATAGTCACCTTATCCTCTAGCAGCCAAGGTGAGGTCAAGCTCCCCTCTGTTACTTCTAAATCTCTGTGGCTCCGAGTTTAATTTTGCTGCCCAGCCTTAAGCCTGCCTCTCTTCCAAGGTGTGGGaaagggaaatggaaagaaaaagatgatgaaGGGGGAACATAAGGGGATAGAAGCGTCTATGCAGAAAAAGTGGCTCTGAGGTCTTAAATAAGGGTATTCTTGGGTGAGCAGAGAGTGCAGCAGCCATTGGTATGGATGTGGACATGAAAGGCTATCAACCTGGTGGCCATATCTGGCTCCTGATTGTCACCCCATCTTGGGACCCTCACTTCACTGTTGCTGCTTTTATCATGCCAGCCCTCCCCAGAATTAAATTTGCACAACTGATCACTTTGCACAACTGGGAAAGGTTAGCCTCATGCAGACACTCAATGTACTCAGAGAAAGGTATAAGACAGCCGAATCTGCCAACACAGGCAGTCCAGCTCACTCCAGACCTCTGGTCTCTTACCCAAAGGCACTTTAGCCTCCAAAAGGGCAGCAAAGCTCTTTCTTCTTCTAATTTCATACTTTTTCCCAATGGTGGGTTATGGGCTTCCCTAGAACAGCTTGGCTCACCAGCCTATTCTTGTTCTTTCTGCAGTTGCGTTTGATCAATGGACGTCTATGTGCTCTGGAAGACCATGCAGCCACCACGCGCCAGAGAGAAGCTGCGTTCCTTACTCTGCTGCTGTCAGTCTTCATCGGCAACATGTGGCTATGGATACGCCAGTAAATCTTTACCTGCCATCCTGCCAATAgagctctctcctccttcccctatTCCTTCCTTTCCCTGAGCCACCCTTGTCTTTCCTTCTATCTTCCAACAACCTCTGGAAGTGGCAGGGTCATATTCCAACTTTGGTTGGACTCTCCGCTGGGGGAAGCCTTAGCTGCTGGGAGTTGCAGGAAGATCTGAATGGGATAAGATACAGTCCTTCGAAGTAAGGAGCAGGGCATAGGGTCCCCACAGTATCATTAGTGGCAGATGCTTCTTGCCTGTTCTTCAGGACTCCACAGTGACCATCTCATCTTTTCTGTTCCATCCTATGGGGCAGGGGCTTGGCTGTGATTTCCTGTTATCTTTCTTACATGTTGTGCACAGGACTTTGCATAGAGATGTTCAATAAAAGTTCAATGATAGAGGCAAACTGTGGTGGCTGAGCTTTTTGAATCCAGAACTCTTGTGGGGCTCTGATTCCCACTTTCCTCTACATGCCATTTTTCCCAGTCAAGGAGGAAGAGCCCTCCTTTGGGGTAGGGTTTTCAGGTACTTCTTGTTGAGCTCAGGTCAGGAAGTCTCTGTGGGAAAATACTTCTGCAACAGCTTGTCTGGGCCATATGTTGCAGAGACTCAATAAAATGAATTATCTTGTAAGGGaccagaaaactttttatttgctCAGGGGAAAATTGGGTCCCAGGGAGGGAAATATAGCCCTGGGATTGTCCAGAAAGACCAGTACAGGTCTGAGTCTAAGATGTTTCTCCTGAGTCCTTCTTCAGACTTGCTGTGGATGAGGCACTGTTGTAAAGTAGCGTACCCCACATGCTGAAAAGTGCTGTACCTCACTTCTGCAGGTTTATGTAGAGaaaccaagtccagatgaattttgaaaagttttattaaagaaatatatttattaaatatgccggccacatatggctgacatggggcatttgcagacccaaatcatgtgcaccaaatatatctcaggggctggttatatacccttgatcacacacgagctgaggagagcatgacatcatggtacaagcttacaacatttgttttggGGATACACAAGAACATTAAGACttccaaggtaacacaatcaaagacatttacaatatttcagggttcatcttccctcctttgcctagaggtatgttattctcaggattccaggaaggggggaggaagtacgatcaatgtagggtggtatgcaaattctgtctcctattgaaagagaatttTCTCGGTTatcctttattttagttttaaaactaaatgacccaccgtccttgcaagccagaaacttctacatttttctccctcccctccccaaaggaagggcAGGACagtaaagcctgacctttcctcctcgaatatcaatattaattttgcagctttttggtaccttactacagcaCCAACTCATCTCTGAAAGATGAATGGGAGGCTACATAAAGGGGCTTTAAAATTCATTCACCCAGTCCATAGAACTGTAACACTCACTTCAGACAGGATGGATTATTGGGTAGGACAGTGGAACTCAGCCTGAGCAAACAAGAGTATCACTGCTTGGGGCCTAAACACAGGGCACATATATTAGGTGTAAGAAGCCTTTGAAAGAGATGCTATTCCTTCCCTGggacaaaaagataaaagcatgTCTCCTGGGGGAAGGGACTCAGAACATTATTATTGGTTTTAATGGCTAACCAGACCATCTCCAACGCCCAGAATTTCTCCATTATAAAGAAGAGAGTGtgttagtgtaaagccagtaggcacggccaccatcacagccacctggcccatgcaggttcacattaaattcaggcagatggtaatgaaacaacggagccaagaactggtgggccattacctttaatcctagcttgtacctggtgggcaagtaaaaacacaaaccgggcttcaaaacccactcattcagtgctcacaaagctactgacttatccgagtttcctagaatcaaaggtttctagctcactagccttattcacctctgtttcccatctccttctgtcacacaaactctgcacaaactagcttctccttcagcattctgccatcttggctgcctctcctctcctccacgtggcctttctctgctgtcctctagcatgggctcctcctagaacgtaatcactcttctgcTGGAACAAagtgatctctctttcttttaaaaccctttggcgcaaaagccctcccccaacacatattaacataatcacgcccattccaagcaagaaaggcaattaatataatcacctgggtgacaggcttccacttgggcagtgccatctttaacaaagtgagcataatatattttatctgcccaacagttagtcacaagatacaaaataaacatgactctgtgtgtgatagagacagaggagagggaaaaagagtgAGTTAAGGAGggtgaaggaagggagagagggagagacttgAGTTCTCAACCCTGCTCTGCCTctcttctacccccccccccgctggtCCTTCATGACCCCTATATAATGATGTGGTTTTTCTACTCCTGATTTTATGGGGCTTGTAATACTTCCAAGAAACAAGAGAAGtgggaaaaaaaacctcaatcctctctgtcccctccaaATGAGCCTTAGATCCCCTGGAATCACTGGAGAGCTAGGAGGAAGATGGCAGTACATCTTCGCAAGACATGCCTCCACTCCTGACAGTCTCAGGACAGATCCAACGTGTGGGAACTAATTAAGGGAAGCATCCTAGTGTTCAGGTTCAGTGAGAGGCAGCATGCGTAGCTTCCTGCTACCAACCCCAAACTCCTACTGCTTTTGATGACATGGAAACTAAGCCAAGCAAAGTAGAATTGATTGGAGCTAAGGATGCCAGGAAGCTTGCCCTTGAGTAGCCCTCCTCAAGCTGTCCCATTCTTTTGTTCCATCTGGACCACTAAGGGAAgttaagaggaagagaaggctATTTTGGGGTAGGGGAAGTCCTGCCTTTGGGACATGGGTGCATATTTGTGAGAATAGACACAAACATGTTTGCAGAAAAAGTCTGGTTGAAAATATGTTGTGAAACAAAGGTTCACCTTTGGGAGCAATTTAGCTGAGATGCAAACAAACAGTGTTGTGGCCCCTTGGAGAGATGCCTCCTGGTCTGGTAGAGCTAAGGAGCAGTCCttgcttggccctggctgtttcTCCACCCAGCCTGAAGTGTGACTGGCTGTTCCTAGCCCTTCCTGTCTTCATCTCCAGGGTCCTCCAGAGGGAAACCAGAGTAGAGCTGCCCTATGATGGCCCCCACTGCAGCTGGGGTGACAGGCATTAGGCTCCCTTTTCAGGGATCTGTGAGGGTCTTTATTGTGGTGGCTGGTTCTTCCTGCCTGACTCTCTGGATAGGATCTGTCTGGAATGTCTGCTCCTTCATATTATTTCCCTGCCAAGCTGCCTTGGCTTTGCCCAAGCTTTCTAGCAAGAGTCCAACCTTGTCCCAATAAGCCTAAAATTTACAAATGGACAAGTAAAGGAAGAAGGTCAGACTTATTTATAGTTAAGGGGGTGATAAAGGGGGTTATTCTACAGCATGTTGTTTATTGTTCCTCTGTGAAAGTTCCCATGGGTTGCCCAGGCTTGGTGTTAAAGGGATATAGAGCCAGTCCTCCAATTGGATCAGGAGCTTCTTGAAGGCTGGGGTTAGCTTTCATTGCCTGGCATATCCATAGCACCCAGCAGAAGTAAATTGTTGACCAGAGAGCCTCACTCATACCATGGTCCTCAGAGAACAATTCTGGCCTGATTGCTTCCTGAAGGGCTGGCTTTGCCTTGGTTATACAAGTCTGGCCTTTAGGGCATGCCCTCTGTGGAAAAGTCTTCTGCATAAAAGTCAGTCAATTTTGACCATTACTTTCTCTGGTGCATATACTGTGTGCCATcacattgcattttttaaaattttggattGCACAAATATTACTTGATAATTTCCTAAAAAATAGATACATTATAGGTGTAGCTAACAAAGCCCCTTGTCCCCCAAAGTTATGCTGTCCCTGAGCTAACTCTTGTGGTTGGCTTGGTGTGCATCCTTGTGAATTCTTGCTATCATATGCTGATACGTacacctgtgtgtgccctgggctTTGTGTACAAGGTCTTATGTAAGCTGCCTCACACAGTCCTCTGAGAAAGCAAGGAGTCCCCCAAACTGTGTATAAGTAGGAAAAAGCTAGCTGTAAGCTTCTGGTCATGCTACCCTGCTGGGAAAACCCCAGACCCCTGCTAGCCCCAGCAGAATCTGAAATTCAAAAATTCAATATTCCAGGTTTTCTCTCTTagactggctttacagaaggtgGAGGAATGCAGCAAGAAGAATGTGGACATGTGGGTGAGAGAGATGAAGGTGTGTAGAGTGGGACTGTGTTGTATCTGAGAGAAGCCTAAGATCCTGGCTTCTTCAAAAGGAGCCAATGACTCACCATCCAAAAACTCTTGCCCACTTTCCTTTCCCCAACCTCAGCCCTTTTCGGAAGCTAAGTTCAGGGAGCCCTGGAAAATTTCTTCTCATCTCTGCCCCATCCCAGGTACCTCTCAGGTTTCTCAGTGGTTTGCCCTCTGGCCAAGTAGACTGACCAGACTGTGGCCAAAGCTGGAAGGCAGTTGTATGAAAGAAATAAGTTGGTAGCATTGAGTCCCCTGACACAAAGCCCTGAGTGAAGCATGCTCTATGtaagggaagaaggggaggggttggTTACTCCTTAGGGAGCTAGGGAGGGGTTGGTTTCTGGGTCTGAGCAGACAAGCAGCTTTCACAGCTGAGCATTCCAGCATCCAGCCCTCATCTGCTGACAGCCTGGAGTGTGCAAGGTCTACAGTGGAAAGGTCAGTCATCCAGCCATCAGGCAAAATAGCTTCTCTAGTAGGCATTTGCTAACCTGGTCCAGGGCCTTAAGCTTGTCTCAGCCAAGGGCATGAGCTCTTCTGAGTCATTGCCAACCTCTCTGCTGTCATCAGGCAAGGTGGGGAAGCTTTCTGACTGGAAAGTTGCCAGCTGCGTGGGGGGTTCAAATAACCTACTTACTAGCTTAGGGACAGGAATGACAAGTGGTCTCTGCTGGTTCAGGTGTTAATAAGTCCCTAAAGGCTTATCTTTGACTAGATGCTTCACAGACCAATAGATGCTGACTGTGGCCAGGGACATTCTACCTCTGAAGCCCTCTGAGCAGTGAGAAAAGGGGCTGGCAATAGGTTGAGACAGCCACTGACCAAGGGCTTACACATTCCTTTGGCCACAGGCCAATAGTTTTTATGGTGTTGGGGCTGGAGGTAATGAAAATATGTAGGTCTTAGAGCCAGGCTTGACATGGGCCCTCATGTGTCTGGTCTGCCTAGGTTGCTGAAGGAAAGTAATTGTGTGGAGAATGTTTGTCCCTTGTCAAACCAGCCAAATGAAATTCTGGGGGCTCTAGGGGTATGGAGGTAGTATATGTTAAGTTAAGCTTGTCCCAAGGCAGTTGAGCCTTTGTTTTCTCCTGGGAGGGCAGCAGGGTGGGTGGCTGGAGAAGGCTTAAAGCAGAGGGGCTGAGGGGTTACCTGATCAGGCAGGGTTTAGTGAGAAATAAGGAGGAGTCTGTGAGTTTCAGTACTTTTGCTTACCTCCATTGCTTGCCTTCCCAGGGCATTTCTGGGCATCTTAGCTTCAGAGCATGGGGAGTTTGCCACTGGGAGTTCACTGGCTCTCTGCGTATGCAGAGTAACAGAGATAGGAGTGGAGATTTATGTATGCTTCCTCTAGAAAGTCTGCTAGGATTGTGGCTTTTATTTTCAGTCCTTTGAGCTGTGCCCTGGCCTCCTATGGAGAATCTTGAGTAAAAGCACCCACTGAGGTCCTCTTTGGCTTTGGAACCCTGTTCTTTCTGCTATTTAGGCTGATGCATTTTTAGCAAAGCATTTGCAGCTTCTGACTGAAGGAAGATTTTAGCACCAGGCAGCAAGCCTGTGTTGGGGACAGGCTCCCCATTTGGTCTCTGAAGTTGAGCTTGCCCTTCATTTCCACTTGAGCCTAGTCCAGCAGGTGTCGACCATATCCATGTCGGACTGCAGCCATAAGAGGCAGTGCTGAGGTATCCTATTTTTTAGACCCTGCTGATGGAAGAATATAGGCAAAACCCGTAGTACTGCTTGTCAAATGGAGGATTCCAGGGTGGTGGTGCCTTCTTCAGAGGGAGAGACATTAAGTGCTTGCACTGGACACAAGTAGTTTGACATGAACCCCAACAGTGGCTGACAGAATGTGTACCTGATTGGCCCTCAGGTACCATGGTGGCCTCAGAACTACCAGCTCTGGCCACACTCCACCAGTCTCCAACATAAGATGGTTTCACAGGAGATGATACTGCAAATATGAGTCTAGTGAGATCTAGAAGGGATTTGAATGTCCAAGTGCAAAGTTTGGAATTTATCATGTGTATAACAAAAATCTGACACTGTCCTTAGTCTTGGGACCCAGCAGGGAATAAGTCATACCTGTTAACTGCTTACATGGATGTAACTATCTTGTGGGGGacagataaaaagaaagtaaatatttttcagtaCATGATAAGTCTGTGATACAAATAAAGTGGGGGAAAGTAGACATGAAACAATGTGTAGATTTGGGAAAATGCACAGTAAGCTTAGggaatacattcattcattcacttttcaAATATGTACTAACTACCACTGGGTTAGGCTTTGGGGATTAAtgattaaagaaacagaaaagtccTTGCCTtgaaaaagtttatttctggAGGAGGCTATATATCCATCGGTATTAGGACCAGGAGTGACAGACAGAGCAGATGTAGATTTATTGAACTCACCCTGGTGAACAGGAAGGGCTGGGGATATGAAGGCTAAGAAGCAATGAGTCAGAAAACTGTGACAAACTTTGAGGCTAGTCCTAGGGCAGCAACAGTCAGAATGGACAAGGTACTAGAGAGATTTCGGCAGAAGAACCAACAGGATTCGGGGCTTAGTTGTGGGAATCAAGGGTGACTCCTAGGCTCCTGAGTTGAGCACATGTGAGAAGAGATGTGTTTTTCTCAAGATAAGGCATTGGAAAGATAGGAGCTGGGGCAGGAGTGAGAAAGTCATGTCAGTTTAGCAAAGGTTGAGCCCAGGGACCCACTGCCTGCTTAGTGAACGCCAAGCACTCTCTTCATCTCCAGCTGGGAACTGCCTACTTCCAGCTCCTACAACTCTCCTTCACCATGGCTGGGCCCCCTCCAACTGTCCTCCCAGGCCTGGGACACAAGGGAGTCATTGCAGCTTCAGATCCACACTCAAAAGTCAACCCTAAGAGCCTGTGGAGACTGGTACAGTTGTTaactttctttttgttattgtccAAGTCCCTGGCTCAGTTCACCTTCCAAACTGGTCCTATGGCTGAGTGTAATTTTGAAGCCAGATTGCTTGTGTGTGAATTTCTACAATTAGGCTAACAATAGTATCAGCCTTgtcaggttgttgtgaggattaaataagttaaccTTGGTCAAGTGGTAGCTGCTTAATGAATAAGAGGTTGCTCCTCACACTCAAGATCAATCTTCTTTTTAGCTGTCTTTGCtgctctctgcctgcctgcccatCTTCCTGATTTACCTTCCTGCCTACCCATGATGTGCATGACCCTCCCCTTGCCACCATTCCCTAggttgagaagacagagaagagaatcCAAGGAGAACAAGGCATCCAGAGTTTGCAGAATGGAGTACCCAGGAAAAAGTGCCCAGGACGTTTTCAACTGCAGTGGCTAGAACTGAATATCTGGGGAACTAGTTTCTGGATGAGACCTAGAGCCTGCTTCTTTAGGCTGTAAGTTATGGAAGAGTTCCCTTCCTAATCACAGTGGAAAAAATGTGGATGTTATTAACTTGAATCTGAGCCACGATGACCTGGAGTATAAAAGAACTGTGCCACCGGGTCACTTGGAGGGTTTTATGTTCCATCTAGGAAGACACATTGGAGCTAGTCTCTCTTACCAGTAGCTCTGTCTTTTGAGATTCCTCAAAACTGCACCAAAGTCAAACTCTTATATACTCTCTCCCACCCTTTGTATCTTCTTCctatcctctccccttcctccctccctccctccctccctcccttctttccttccttccttccttccttccttccttccttccttccttccttccttccttccttccttccatccttccttctttccttccttccttccaccaaTATGTATGGAGTGCTTTCCAGGAGCCAGCCACTGTGTTATGTGGGGATGTAATACAAACAATGCAGACACTGATGCTTGTCCTCGGGCAGTGCACAATGTAGTGCAGGAGGGTGCTGACAAAGAAGGGTAGCATAATCTGGACTGAGGTTTTGCCCCAGGACCTTAGAAACTTGGCAGGAAGCTGTGCATAGTCAGAAAGAGCATGGATATGTGCTTCAGAGAAAAGTGCCAAGCTATCCTGAAGGCCAGAAACTAAAGGCTTGAAGCCTCAGTCCATCATAAATGTCTGTCAAAAGAGCCGATGGTGGCAATAAATTAAGTATGATTGGGAACAAAAGGCAGCAAGAGTGTAATGTCCAGGTGGAAGTTGGAAGGAAAGCCTGAAGCTCGGCAGTAAGATGCTGTTATCACCTTCACCTTTATTACTGGATATTGATGTCATACTTACTTTTGTGACTGCATGtaatatgctttatttttctggctAATTTTAAGATGTTCCTGTTATCAGTGAATTTGTGCAACTTGATCATGATGGACCTCAGTATAGGTTCCTTCATGTTTCTTGTGTTTGGGTGTCATTGAGCTTCTTACATCTGGGGTTTATAGTTTTAccaaatttggaaaaattttggCCATAAGTTcttcaaatatcttttttctctccccttctttgaGAATGTTAACTACACTTCATTTTAGCTACTTGAAGTTGTGTCACAATTTGCagtttgctcttttttatttttaagttttatttagaaaattaactttaacagaatgacattgattgatgagtacataggtttcaggtgaacatttctatggcatttgaactgctgattgtattgtgcacccatcacccaaagtcaaatcattttccgtcaccttatatttgtccctctttatacccttcctcttactcctccctccctgcactcctcctccacatccccttcta contains:
- the FATE1 gene encoding fetal and adult testis-expressed transcript protein, with amino-acid sequence MAGAPSGIEEEIEMSMDEELDSDSHGQNQDHLMIADILDRGTWSLGVPQRRQNLESKAAGAAAGQSVWSMTATRPKKMGTHLPIFRMPREQGHGDVLSQDYPGSFQSMRFHYDRNPATDIISDIGLEEPSRLEMKAIRRELRLINGRLCALEDHAATTRQREAAFLTLLLSVFIGNMWLWIRQ